AAGAACGAAGAACGAAGGAGAGGAACAGGGGAAGAGAGCAGCGTGGACCACCCAGGGGAGCATACATTGAAGGGGTAGACCCCTACGGAGACCTGCCTCCATGCCCCACGAGCAGGCGCACTTCGAATGCAACGTACTGTTGACGAAGGGAGAAAGGTgtcatttgaaaaattttttaaaagcgatttgggggggagtgaaaaaagaagaggcaataatggggggggagaagNNNNNNNNNNNNNNNNNNNNNNNNNNNNNNNNNNNNNNNNNNNNNNNNNNNNNNNNNNNNNNNNNNNNNNNNNNNNNNNNNNNNNNNNNNNNNNNNNNNNNNNNNNNNNNNNNNNNNNNNGATTGAGGCGATGAATAGATGTGCTTCCTTGCGCTTCACTGCGCTTCGTTGCGGGGGGACCCCCTCTCTCCCTTACTTGGTCCCAGCTGCCAAACAGAGTAATCGATGCAGGAGTTACGGATATTCATCAGGTTGTGCACGTCGCTCTTTGTTTCGACGTTGAGCTTGGGGTAGCTGCGGGGGGGAAACGGGGAGAGCAAATGTGGAGAGGAGATGTGTAGAGGATGTGTGCAGAGGAGATGTGGAAAGGAGATGTGGAAAGGAGATGTGGAAAGGAGATGTGGAGAGCAGTTGTAAAGAGGCAAACGCGGGAGACGCAGATGTGGTGAAGCAGATGTGAAGCACACGCGGGAGACGGACTATGGTAGCAACGCTCATCGCTGCTTCACCGCTGCTTCTCCGCTCCTTCAACGCTGCTTCTCCGCTCCTTCAACGCTGCTTCTCCGCTCCTTCAACGCTCCTCTCCGCTCCTTCAACGCTCCTCTCCACTCACATCTTCAGCTCGGGGTTCCCGTCGTAGAAATTGGAGATGAAGTCACACTTATACTTCTGGTTAACATAAAAGGAGACCGTTTTTTGAATCTCATTGTAGTCGTTCAGCTCGACGCCGTCCAAGCTGTTAAAGTCGCTGTCTATTTCCTCCTCCGCGTGGTCTCGGTTGGTGGCACTCTTAGTGATCTCGCTTGTTGagtctccttcttcccctcgaGAGATATACCCAGCGGCATCACCACCGTCCCCACTTCCACTatttccgcttcttcttttcttgtgCCTTCTATGATGGTGGTCGTGGTGGCGGTGGTTATGGTGGTTATTGTGGTTATTATTGTGGTTACTGTGGCTATTATTGTGGTTACTGTGGCTATTATTGTGGTTACTGTGGCTATTATTGTGGTTACTGTGATGGTGGTGGGGCGAGTAATCTGACGTGGTCGCTCCCTTCCTTTTGGAAGACCGTTTTGACTCCCTTTTGTCATGTCGTGAATGTCCACCTCTCTCACGTGTTCTATCATTAGCAGAGTTACTAGTTGGATACGAGTCAATGACAGAAGATCTGTGTTTCCTCCTATGCATGGAAGTACTaggtaaataattttcatccCACGTGGGTCTTCTCTTTAAATTATGCTCGTCACTCTTGTCCGTGGCATGCCTCTTGATGCGCACCccccctcctgctgctcctcctgctgctcctccccctgctgTGTTGCTACCATGACTGTCTCCATTCTTCAAGAGAAGCATCACCTTCGGGTCGATAAATCCTGGGTTCCTCATCCTAAGTGTGGATTCTAATTTCTCTTTCATTTTCCCATTGTCGTAGGCTAGTGCATCTAGTAACCTTTTCCGAGTAACACTTACCTTATGTTGTTTCCCTTCCCACTCTCCAAGAGTAGAGTAGTCTATGTTCAGCATTGTATTATTGGACACCTGTAGTCCATACATGTGGTTCCTCGCTTTGATAGCATCAGTCACAGTAAAGTATTGGAGGAAGATGCAGTTTTTATCCTGGACATACTTGATATTTTTCAAACCACCAAAATGCATAAACATGCTTTTAAGTATATTTGCTgtgttgataaaaaaattttttaaaacatttccTATCCAGAGACAGACGTTGGCTTTGTTGGGGACAGAGAAGGTGACTTTAATTTGGTTTTTTTCCAGTGCCTTCTTCGCCTGCACGCAATTTTTGATGGTTCGGAAGGTCAGGTGCGCATACCGCTTCCCGCGCGCTGCGTCCGCGGGGGGGTTGTTCCCCTGCTCCGCCGCACCCGCCTGCCCCGCTTGATCTGCCTGCTCCGTTTGATCCGCTTGATCCGCCGCACCCGCTTCATGCGCTTCACCCACCTGCGCCGcttgctgctgctgctgctcctcctcctcctccttggcCTTCCcgcgcttcttcctctgcttGGGCGCGGCCGCCTTCTTCGCGCCCCTGCGCTTGGCCCCCTTGGGTGCATCCTCAGGCTTggcctcctccccctggaTGGGTGCATCTTGCTCACCTTGATTAACTgctccctcctccccctgatTGACTactccctcctccccctgatTGACTactccctcctccccctgatTGACTgctccctcctccccctgatTAACTGTATCATCCTCCCCCTGATTGACCgctccctcctcctcctccgccttGGTGGCGTTCTTGAAGAACCTCTCCTCGTCCACTTCAATGGGGACAAAGAGGGAGACCTCCACACAGATGCGATGCAATTTCTCACtcgaaaataattcattcaTGTATTCTTTCACTTTGTTTTCATCATCGAGGTGATCTGGAAAGTCCGTTACGAGCAAATAtcgattaaaaattttggttGAACCGAAGGAATCTACAAAATCGAGGTGATTCTTTTCGATAGATGCACCTTGATCCCATTGTAGAACCTGTTTTATCTTTCTGTCATTCCATGTTGGATTGTccagcattttattttcttcactaATTCCAAAGGGGTTATCCTCATTAAATGGGATGTATTCTACTGACTCGTCGATCTGGTTCGCTTCCCTTTCGGATGCGAGCAATGGGTTCTGGTTTCTACTATGCTTAACTGTTTTGCTGTACTTTGCTAGCTTTGGTGGCTTCACTGTGTGTGCTGAGTGGGAGACGTGCCCTGCATGCCCTGCGTGCGCTCCGTGCGCTCCGTGCGGAGTGTACTCCTCGTAGTTGCTATACAGCGCATGGGGCGTGGGGTAATCCTCACTGCTGGCAAGGTTCCCGTAGGACGTCTTCCCACCATGGTGCTGGTTATTACTCGCATGGGGTCTATAGAAGGTGTTGTTATAGGGAGGCACTGTGGAAGAGGTAGGCAGGTCCCTGGAACGGGGGGTCATCAAAAGAGGGGGGTGGTTTCCTCCAATAGGATTAGTCATGTTCGTTTCACTGTGAGTGGAGTTTTTTCCAATAAAgtgaggagggggaggcaCTCCCTTCATGTGTAGAGTCCTACTAGACGTAGGAGGCTGATTGGAGTAGGACACGAAGGGTGGATTTCCAGGTGGGGAATtaaaactgttttttttatatgcatttgAAATAAACGTGTTGTGAAAATTTtccgtcattttttttctcttcacgTGGGGGGGCGGCAGCTGGTTATTTGGCATTCTGTTCACAGTGCCTTCGCTCCCTAGGTGGTGCCCACTTGGGTGGCTCGTCGGGTGGCCCGTCGTGTGGCTACCTGGCTGGACGCCTGCCTGGCCACCTGGCTGACCACCTGGTGGGTTGTTGGGGTGGCTATAATGAGGGTAGGGT
This sequence is a window from Plasmodium cynomolgi strain B DNA, chromosome 3, whole genome shotgun sequence. Protein-coding genes within it:
- a CDS encoding RNA-binding protein (putative), whose translation is MWLKNIYSKSEGGEKNMGGQEDAIDYDEEEQHRRGGAAADAAEDYAGAAANGRDANGEESAHKREDASDEGECPMDDAQINEQIENIIKNMSSDEEEEGEVVEDEIPYDRIEASNELNKEVILLNFYSDMSNQRLTSLMSVFGKVRNSFIDDNEGVHVIFNSVKSSKRAKEFLDNLKIKNRRIQVIYGTYQERRNDPCMVGASVPGEDITDGVVGEGGIGDDVHGTGQMEGTPNDISTSSHHEKLRTHKNGRTPVKLYKNRKYYLNTVPTNAQNSVAANFTYNSHAKGMVPHVKTNAYFVAPSSSSYRLNGFVSASEMSFSQQEKAPTDNHLHSSTRGGNPNKHHHMPPYNNTFYRPHASNNQHHGGKTSYGNLASSEDYPTPHALYSNYEEYTPHGAHGAHAGHAGHVSHSAHTVKPPKLAKYSKTVKHSRNQNPLLASEREANQIDESVEYIPFNEDNPFGISEENKMLDNPTWNDRKIKQVLQWDQGASIEKNHLDFVDSFGSTKIFNRYLLVTDFPDHLDDENKVKEYMNELFSSEKLHRICVEVSLFVPIEVDEERFFKNATKAEEEEGAVNQGEDDTVNQGEEGAVNQGEEGVVNQGEEGVVNQGEEGAVNQGEQDAPIQGEEAKPEDAPKGAKRRGAKKAAAPKQRKKRGKAKEEEEEQQQQQAAQVGEAHEAGAADQADQTEQADQAGQAGAAEQGNNPPADAARGKRYAHLTFRTIKNCVQAKKALEKNQIKVTFSVPNKANVCLWIGNVLKNFFINTANILKSMFMHFGGLKNIKYVQDKNCIFLQYFTVTDAIKARNHMYGLQVSNNTMLNIDYSTLGEWEGKQHKVSVTRKRLLDALAYDNGKMKEKLESTLRMRNPGFIDPKVMLLLKNGDSHGSNTAGGGAAGGAAGGGVRIKRHATDKSDEHNLKRRPTWDENYLPSTSMHRRKHRSSVIDSYPTSNSANDRTRERGGHSRHDKRESKRSSKRKGATTSDYSPHHHHSNHNNSHSNHNNSHSNHNNSHSNHNNNHNNHHNHRHHDHHHRRHKKRRSGNSGSGDGGDAAGYISRGEEGDSTSEITKSATNRDHAEEEIDSDFNSLDGVELNDYNEIQKTVSFYVNQKYKCDFISNFYDGNPELKM